From the genome of Candidatus Obscuribacterales bacterium:
GCTGTTTGGCCAGTGGCGCTGACCTATTGGGCTGGGAAGGTACCAAGTCCGTCAATCGTTTACTGACCCTTGGTCAAGACCATGTTGTTGATAAAAACGGTAAAACCAGAGCGGTCAAACCGCTTATCGTATTTGATCGGGATAGAGGTTATAGCTTTCCGGGATTCCATAGACTGCGCAAGCATTTTGTAAAAGTATTCAATCAGCCGGTATTCAAAGAAGAACACCCACAACCCGGACAGCCTGCGCCAGTGGAAACCGAGGAAGAGTCAAGCGACGATTCCGAATAGGCTTGCCAACAGTCAAGTTGTAACCAAAATGCCGAAGGGAGTATCCGATGACAAATTCTCTTACGCATACACGCAACGTTGCTTTTGTCGGACCGAATCATGCCGGCAAAACAAGTTTGATAGAGGCAATTCTTCACTCCACAGGTGCAATTACACGACGAGGGAAAATCGCTGATGGCACCATGACGATGGATCATGAGCCGGAAGCAATTGCCAGACAAATTTCCACTTCGACATCATTTGCGCGATTTACTTATAAGGACATCACATTCAATGTGCTCGATTGTCCGGGCTTCGTTGATTTTGTCGAGGAAGCCAAACTTGCTTTGCTTGGCTGTGATACCGCTGTCTTTGTGGTCGAACCTGATCCGCAAAAGCTAATTCAAATGGATTCGCTTTTGCATTTTGCCGAAGAATTGGGGCTCGCTTGTCTTGTCTTTGTAAATAAGATGGATAAGCCGGACATTGATTTTCACGAGACGTTAGATGCTTTGAATGCAATGACAGGTGTTAAGACATTGCATCCGATGACGGCTTTGGAGTATCCCATTTCTGATGCATCCGGCATTACAGGCTACGAAGATGTGTTGAAAATGGAAGCCTATAAATTTGGCGCTCAGGGCAAAGCAGAAAAAATGCCGGCTCCTGATGCGCTAATAACGGAAGTAGAAAATGCCCATGAGAAACTCATTGAGAATTTAGCGGATACGGATGATGCTGTTTTGGAATTGGTCATGGATGGCAAAGAGCCTCCTGTTGATCTATTGCAAAAAGATTTGAAAAAAGCTGTGCGTGAAGGTAAGTGCGTGCCTATTCTTGTTGGGTCAGCGCACACGGATGCCGGTGTATTTGCGCTGCTTGATACGCTTGTTGATGTTTGTCCTTCGCCTGCTGAGCGCCAATACAAAGACAAAAATGGCAAAGTGATAGCAGTGTCGGAGAATGGTCCTGTAATTGCACAAGTCATAAAGACTTACATTCATCCACAATTCGGTAAGCTGTCGCTGACACGAGTTATTTCAGGGACAATTTCAGGTGATGCGCATCTCGTTGACTCTTCTCGATCGGGAGCCAAGGAAGAACGCATTGGTGGCTTGTATTGGTTGCTTGGGAAAAAGCAAGAGACAATGCCTTCGGCTCCTGCTGGTTCTATAGTGGCGATTGCCCGATTGGAGAGTGCGCACACGGGTGATACTATCGTTGCCGGCAAAGATTCAACGGTGATGTTTGCGCCACCGGCACCACCGCCTTTGTATTCGCTGGCGATAACTCCAAAAACACATGGCGATGAAGCAAAGCTTTCTACATTGCTGGCAAAAATTATTGAGGAAGATCCGACTATCAAAGTTGATCGTGATCCTGACACTAATGAGTACTGCATTTATGGTCAGGGAGAAGTGCATCTAACGCTGACCAGGCAACGACTCGAGCGTAAGTATCATTTAGAACTTGAGTCAAAACGTCCTTTGATTGCTTACAAAGAAACCATCCAAAGCAAAGTAGAAGCGCATGGGCGTCACAAAAAGCAAAGCGGCGGACGTGGTCAATTTGGTGAAGTCTATCTGCGTTTGGAGCCACAGGAAAGAAGCAGTGGTGTCAAATTCAGCGAGTCCATCGTTGGTGGTGCAATACCGAGGCAGTACATTCCCGGCGTGGAAAAGGGAGTCATGGAGGCGCTTCAGCGCGGACCGCTCGCTAATTTCCCTGTAGTAGATATTTCGGTGAATCTATTTGATGGTTCATTCCATGATGTGGACAGCGATGAAATGTCCTTCAAGATGGCTGCAATTGTTGCCATGCGCGAAGGTTTGCAAAAGTCTCATCCGATTATTCTTGAGCCGATTGCCGAGGTGAAGGTCGTTGTGCCTTCAGCTCATACATCAGGTGTGCTCAGCCAAATTACTGGTCGCCGCGGACACATTTTGGGATACGGACCAAGCGGGACACGCGCCGGTTGGGACGAAGTCTCCGCGCATGTACCGCAAGGTGAGCTGTGGGATTACATAATTGAATTGCGAACTCTCAGCCACGGTCTGGGCTATTACACCTGGCAATTTGATCACCTCTCCCCTGTACCAGTGCAATTGAGCCAAGAGCTTATCTCCCAAGCCGCCGCCACCCACGATCACAGCCACGGGTAATTGCCCTTTTGTCAGCAATGCAAACCTCGCGTCCGTCGTAGGGGCGCATTGCATGCGCCCGCTTCCAAAAAGTGAATACATTCCTCAGATCTACAAAAGAAGCGCCATAGATGCTAAGATCCTTTGACTTCGAGTTTTTCGAGAAGATTTGTACTGTCTAAGTTTTCTTAGGGGGAGGTTCCCTTGTCCGAGGTTAGAGTCGCAGAAGGCGAAAGCATAGAAACAGCGCTGAAGCGTTTCAAGAAGAAGATCCAGAAAGCTGGCATCTTGTCTGAAATTAAGCGCCGCGAACGCTATGAAAAGCCGAGCGTAAAGCGCAAGCGCAAGGCCGAAGCAGCTCGTAAGCGCCGCGCCTAAAACTCTGATTTTTTGCATTCTTGTTACACGCGTCACAATGACGCGTGTTTTTTGCTAAATAAATTCCAATCTTGACATCACGTATCAAATTGGAAACGTTAATGTTGTCAAGGTTGGTTGGCAATCCAAATGGGGAATAAAAACCTTACGTCCCCCAAGGAGGCCGCTAATGGGCAGCGCTAAATTTGGCAACCAGGAAAATCTAAAGTTGGCATCCGTATCGACCAACACCTTAAAAGAGCGCCTAAACGGCATCTACAGAACCATGCAGCGCCGTCCGGAGACGATGATTACGCCAGGTCTTTTTGAGTACCTGTGGGATTTGAAAGAACTTGCGCTTCTAGAGGGCAAGCCGTCAGTTGAAGTGCCGGAGCCATGGCTCGCTGAATTAGAAGACACCTGCTGCACAGTCAGCAATGGTCTGCGTCTCAATTAACTTCTATAATTGAGGCGATGTTTTGCCTCAAGAATTACCAAATCAAAATTACTGTTAGTGCGTCAGCGCTGTTGTTTTTCAGCGGTGCCGCAATTGCGAAACATGCAAGTCAGAATTATGCGGTTTTGTACAAAGACATTCTTGCTGCAACTGTCCAGGCGGATGAGCAGTTAGTAAACGATATTGAAACAGTAGCTGAAACACTCAGAGAGTTTGCCCAAAGTCAGGGACACTTTCCAGATACCGGTGACGATATTGACGGCATGGCTTTGGAGTTGAGTGCGGTTTTGCCTAAGAATCCATATTCAGGGCAAGAAGCTCCGAAAGTTGAAGCGCACACGGATTTTTTAGATGGCTACGGACGACCCGAAGCGAAACGTGCGCGAATTATTTTTGATCCAAGCTTGAATGAAAGTATTGTCGACAAACTTAGTATGCATCCGTATTCTACGTGGACCGCTAAACCTGGCACGGTTGTTGCTGTTACCAACGGCTACGATCTCTGCCTCGTTTGGGGAGCAGGTATGGACGAACAACCGATGCGCGGAGAAGGCGGCCGTGTGCGTCTCGCTGTTCTTAGACGAGATACGGATTAAACCACTCGGATTGTATGGGCGCATTGCATGCGCCCTTTGTTTTGTCATTGCTCGTAAACTTCCAAAGGCAGTCCGTCAGGATCAAAAAAGAAGAAGAATTTCTTGTTGGTGATTTCATCGATACGAATTGGTTCGCATTTGATTCCATGTTCTTCCAAATGCGTTCGGTACTTATCTACACTTTCCACTTCGAAAGCCAGGTGCCTTAATCCACAGGCTTCGGGTCTTGTAAGACGCTTCGGAGGAGACGGGAAGGAGAAGAGTTCAATCTGGTTGTGTTCTCCTACTTTTAAGTCCAGCTTGTAGGAGTCTCTTTCGGCGCGGTAAGTCTCTTTGATTATGGGGAACTTGAGAACTCGACAGTAAAAGTCTTTGGACTGTGCGTAATCCGAGCAAATAATGGCTGCATGATGAATTTTGGTCAGCATTTGGGTTCCCAGTGACGTTTGAGGGAACTATTGTCCTGTAAAACCATCCT
Proteins encoded in this window:
- a CDS encoding VOC family protein, with the translated sequence MLTKIHHAAIICSDYAQSKDFYCRVLKFPIIKETYRAERDSYKLDLKVGEHNQIELFSFPSPPKRLTRPEACGLRHLAFEVESVDKYRTHLEEHGIKCEPIRIDEITNKKFFFFFDPDGLPLEVYEQ
- the rpsU gene encoding 30S ribosomal protein S21, translated to MSEVRVAEGESIETALKRFKKKIQKAGILSEIKRRERYEKPSVKRKRKAEAARKRRA
- a CDS encoding elongation factor G, which codes for MTNSLTHTRNVAFVGPNHAGKTSLIEAILHSTGAITRRGKIADGTMTMDHEPEAIARQISTSTSFARFTYKDITFNVLDCPGFVDFVEEAKLALLGCDTAVFVVEPDPQKLIQMDSLLHFAEELGLACLVFVNKMDKPDIDFHETLDALNAMTGVKTLHPMTALEYPISDASGITGYEDVLKMEAYKFGAQGKAEKMPAPDALITEVENAHEKLIENLADTDDAVLELVMDGKEPPVDLLQKDLKKAVREGKCVPILVGSAHTDAGVFALLDTLVDVCPSPAERQYKDKNGKVIAVSENGPVIAQVIKTYIHPQFGKLSLTRVISGTISGDAHLVDSSRSGAKEERIGGLYWLLGKKQETMPSAPAGSIVAIARLESAHTGDTIVAGKDSTVMFAPPAPPPLYSLAITPKTHGDEAKLSTLLAKIIEEDPTIKVDRDPDTNEYCIYGQGEVHLTLTRQRLERKYHLELESKRPLIAYKETIQSKVEAHGRHKKQSGGRGQFGEVYLRLEPQERSSGVKFSESIVGGAIPRQYIPGVEKGVMEALQRGPLANFPVVDISVNLFDGSFHDVDSDEMSFKMAAIVAMREGLQKSHPIILEPIAEVKVVVPSAHTSGVLSQITGRRGHILGYGPSGTRAGWDEVSAHVPQGELWDYIIELRTLSHGLGYYTWQFDHLSPVPVQLSQELISQAAATHDHSHG